Proteins encoded within one genomic window of Rhinolophus sinicus isolate RSC01 linkage group LG05, ASM3656204v1, whole genome shotgun sequence:
- the CHCHD5 gene encoding coiled-coil-helix-coiled-coil-helix domain-containing protein 5, whose protein sequence is MQAALEVTARYCSRELEQYGQCVAAKPESWQRDCHHLKMSIAQCTSSHPIIRQIRQACAEPFEAFEECLRQNEASAGNCAEQVRRFLQCAERVPPPRRPAAVQTQPLPAS, encoded by the exons AT GCAGGCGGCCCTGGAGGTCACTGCCCGCTACTGCAGCCGAGAGCTGGAACAGTATGGCCAGTGTGTTGCGGCCAAGCCTGAGTCGTGGCAACGCGACTGTCACCACCTCAAGATGAGCATCGCTCAGTGCACGTCCTCCCA CCCCATCATCCGTCAGATCCGCCAGGCCTGCGCGGAGCCCTTCGAGGCCTTTGAGGAGTGTCTGCGGCAGAACGAGGCGTCCGCGGGCAATTGTGCAGAGCAGGTGCGCCGCTTCCTGCAGTGCGCCGAGCGCGTGCCGCCACCGCGCCGCCCTGCAGCCGTACAG acaCAGCCACTTCCTGCCTCCTGA